From Drosophila yakuba strain Tai18E2 chromosome 2L, Prin_Dyak_Tai18E2_2.1, whole genome shotgun sequence, one genomic window encodes:
- the LOC6539116 gene encoding uncharacterized protein LOC6539116 isoform X2, which yields MSVPKWQMHLREMEEDLDSRNSAYLPKMELPQTNYIQQSKNAVMYRSSERKNTRFIGNRRALRNLSQAEHSHKTGRSLCPNTAKTEPKVQSLRLVLTKSEENEYIPMHKEQDALLKSSCVCQNLTIANTEAGAKLNGGNQAYSLKGQCDYSDFLTAAGGIQSRADRIARIESSTHLKPESQILRPVTELNETRFDQHPPDWIFKNARIGDISKLKAFNFEWPPEEYKGYVLQQTTKLDRAYIKNRLPVITTESKMSIKEAELFQTNYSDIKNDYNTCSNTQGLHQNKAVHNKDSCNQQCKPFYNADSDYYDNIQKLKLIKENERQIRDNGDPNDLQNFLKKNLIKATTNELLKVAAQNTKKCNIDLERKLIDLNMREEDHKSNDSTNSYSNDPYLVSMTKINSFKFIRSYNKDCKTIFPIGERSDLKEFRKIGPQSSDLLSSASVSLSSCLNQVSVCDSEEDCCECNEYQCIGTPFNDLSKDCLNAVEGVFWNTAYDDFQENISSSCCCSASFCNTDGCSYFDESLSVDIKSENVQSLHESDVDALSRKTILLVKDIHDLTQGSSGGPTYLNDSLNHLPKNPQGYYNRLNSDERAPASLQGKANVLFGNLHELYSFHNDVFLKDLENCISVTERVALCFVERRDTFYQLYSFYCQNIQRSEKLRETLVDTHMFFQECQIRLGHKLPLAAYLLKPVQRITKYQLLLKDLLLFSDNDSCRYELKNALDCMLIVLKCVNDSMHQISITGFPSDLAQQGELLMQDSFQVWIQSKKDIRLRIKPKRRHIFLYQKSLLLCKQTSKPEYNKSSYQFKGDVKMSQVGLTETVNSDAKRFEVWLKGRQEVYTLQAPTIGVKQMWVAEIKRVLFNQLVKLKGDQIAKYNLRHQSLWQKTYIEAPNFTRCPSKRKKSLQRPFNYSNRNSNSISEKTCFSDKNIVNGLSVKEQHGNSSWSSDCSDFDEGETSNPVLMQKTGPQKLLWNRSSVHQGFIKNEYI from the exons ATGTCTGTTCCCAAGTGGCAAATGCATCTCAGAGAGATGGAAGAAGATTTAGACTCGCGTAACAGTGCCTATCTACCCAAAATGGAACTGCCCCAGACTAATTATATACAACAAAGCAAGAACGCTGTGATGTACAGGTCGAGCGAGCGTAAAAATACTCGTTTTATAGGAAACCGCCGGGCACTAAGAAATCTTTCTCAAGCCGAGCATAGCCATAAAACCGGTCGAAGTCTCTGCCCGAATACCGCTAAGACTGAACCAAAAGTTCAATCTTTGCGACTGGTCTTGACAAAAAGTGAAGAAAATGAGTATATACCAATGCATAAGGAGCAGGACGCTCTTTTAAAATCCTCTTGCGTTTGCCAAAATCTAACCATTGCCAACACAGAGGCTGGTGCTAAACTAAATGGTGGTAATCAGGCGTATAGCTTGAAAGGCCAATGTGACTATTCGGATTTTCTGACTGCGGCTGGTGGAATTCAATCGCGAGCAGACCGCATCGCACGCATTGAGAGCAGCACCCATCTAAAACCAGAGTCCCAAATTCTTAGGCCCGTAACGGAGCTTAATGAAACCCGCTTCGATCAACATCCACCAGACTGGATTTTTAAGAACGCAAGAATTGGGGACATCAGtaaattaaaagcttttaactTCGAGTGGCCTCCCGAAGAATATAAGGGCTATGTTCTCCAACAGACTACAAAGTTAGATCGTGCGTATATAAAAAATCGGCTACCAGTGATAACCACTGAGAGCAAAATGTCCATTAAAGAAGCAGAACTTTTTCAGACCAATTATAGCGATATAAAGAACGACTACAATACTTGTTCAAATACCCAAGGCTTACATCAGAATAAAGCAGTACACAATAAAGATTCTTGTAACCAGCAATGCAAACCTTTCTACAACGCGGATTCTGATTATTATGATAATAttcaaaaacttaaattgattAAGGAAAATGAAAGACAAATAAGGGACAATGGGGACCCTAACGATTTGCAGAACTTTTTAaagaagaatttaattaaagctaCAACCAATGAATTGCTTAAAGTTGCcgcacaaaacacaaaaaagtgTAACATTGACTTAGAGCGCAAATTAATTGATCTGAATATGAGAGAAGAGGATCACAAATCCAATGACAGCACAAACTCTTACAGTAACGATCCTTATCTAGTATCCATGACCAAGataaattcttttaaatttattagaTCATATAATAAGGATTGTAAAACTATATTTCCTATTGGCGAACGCAGCGACCTAAAAGAATTTAGGAAGATAGGGCCACAATCAAGTGACTTATTATCAAGCGCTTCTGTTTCATTGTCTAGTTGCTTAAACCAAGTTTCTGTGTGCGATTCCGAAGAAGATTGCTGCGAATGTAATGAATACCAATGTATCGGAACTCCGTTTAACGACCTTTCCAAGGATTGCCTAAATGCAGTGGAAGGTGTTTTTTGGAACACAGCGTATGACGATTTTCAAGAAAACATATCATCAAGCTGTTGCTGCAGCGCGTCTTTTTGTAATACTGATGGTTGCTCATACTTTGATGAAAGCTTAAGCGTTGACATAAAATCTGAAAACGTACAAAGCCTACACGAGAGCGACGTAGATGCACTTTCACGGAAAACAATTCTTTTGGTAAAG GATATCCATGATTTAACACAAGGAAGCAGCGGTGGCCCCACATATTTGAACGACTCTTTAAACCATCTTCCAAAAAATCCACAG GGCTACTATAATCGCTTAAACTCTGACGAAAGAGCTCCTGCCAGTCTGCAAGGCAAAGCAAATGTGCTTTTTGGGAACCTTCATGAGCTCTACTCATTTCATAATGATGTTTTTCTTAAGGATCTTGAAAACTGTATATCAGTCACTGAACGCGTCGCACTATGCTTTGTTGAAAGG CGCGACACATTTTATCAATTATACTCATTTTATTGTCAAAATATCCAACGCTCAGAGAAATTGCGTGAAACCTTAGTGGATACTCATATGTTTTTTCAAGAATGTCAAATAAGACTTGGACATAAACTTCCTCTGGCTGCATATTTGCTTAAGCCAGTTCAAAGAATAACAAAATACCAGCTTCTCTTGAAGGACTTGCTGCTCTTCAGTGACAATGATAGCTGCAGATATGAACTTAAAAATGCATTGGACTGTATGTTAATTGTTTTGAAGTGCGTAAACGATTCGATGCACCAAATTTCAATAACAGGGTTTCCG AGTGATTTAGCACAACAGGGTGAGCTTTTGATGCAAGACTCATTCCAGGTATGGATACAGTCTAAAAAGGACATTCGTCTTCGAATAAAGCCAAAACGGCGACATATCTTTTTATATCAAAAGTCTTTGCTGCTTTGTAAGCAAACTTCAAAACCGGAATATAACAAAAGCAGCTATCAATTTAAAGGCGATGTTAAG ATGTCTCAAGTTGGCTTAACTGAAACCGTGAACAGTGATGCAAAACGATTTGAAGTTTGGCTGAAAGGACGCCAGGAAGTTTACACGTTGCAAGCACCGACAATCGGTGTAAAGCAGATGTGGGTTGCCGAAATTAAAAGGGTGTTATTTAACCAACTTGTGAAGCTCAAAGGCGATCAAATAGCGAAGTACAACCTAAGACATCAAAGTCTATGGCAGAAAACTTATATCGAAGCCCCCAACTTTACCCGCTGTCCATCTAAGCGAAAGAAAAGCTTACAACGCCCTTTTAATTATTCCAATCGAAACTCGAATAGCATAAGCGAGAAAACGTGTTTTTCtgataaaaatattgtaaatggACTATCGGTTAAGGAGCAACATGGAAATAGCAGTTGGAGCTCAGATTGTTCAGACTTTGATGAAGGTGAAACAAGTAACCCG GTATTGATGCAGAAGACTGGACCACAGAAACTTTTATGGAACCGATCAAGTGTTCATCAAGGATTTATTAAAAAcgaatacatttaa
- the LOC6539116 gene encoding uncharacterized protein LOC6539116 isoform X1: MSVPKWQMHLREMEEDLDSRNSAYLPKMELPQTNYIQQSKNAVMYRSSERKNTRFIGNRRALRNLSQAEHSHKTGRSLCPNTAKTEPKVQSLRLVLTKSEENEYIPMHKEQDALLKSSCVCQNLTIANTEAGAKLNGGNQAYSLKGQCDYSDFLTAAGGIQSRADRIARIESSTHLKPESQILRPVTELNETRFDQHPPDWIFKNARIGDISKLKAFNFEWPPEEYKGYVLQQTTKLDRAYIKNRLPVITTESKMSIKEAELFQTNYSDIKNDYNTCSNTQGLHQNKAVHNKDSCNQQCKPFYNADSDYYDNIQKLKLIKENERQIRDNGDPNDLQNFLKKNLIKATTNELLKVAAQNTKKCNIDLERKLIDLNMREEDHKSNDSTNSYSNDPYLVSMTKINSFKFIRSYNKDCKTIFPIGERSDLKEFRKIGPQSSDLLSSASVSLSSCLNQVSVCDSEEDCCECNEYQCIGTPFNDLSKDCLNAVEGVFWNTAYDDFQENISSSCCCSASFCNTDGCSYFDESLSVDIKSENVQSLHESDVDALSRKTILLVKDIHDLTQGSSGGPTYLNDSLNHLPKNPQDTELQRHRRGHVLKELFETEKIYVNEIQSILKGYYNRLNSDERAPASLQGKANVLFGNLHELYSFHNDVFLKDLENCISVTERVALCFVERRDTFYQLYSFYCQNIQRSEKLRETLVDTHMFFQECQIRLGHKLPLAAYLLKPVQRITKYQLLLKDLLLFSDNDSCRYELKNALDCMLIVLKCVNDSMHQISITGFPSDLAQQGELLMQDSFQVWIQSKKDIRLRIKPKRRHIFLYQKSLLLCKQTSKPEYNKSSYQFKGDVKMSQVGLTETVNSDAKRFEVWLKGRQEVYTLQAPTIGVKQMWVAEIKRVLFNQLVKLKGDQIAKYNLRHQSLWQKTYIEAPNFTRCPSKRKKSLQRPFNYSNRNSNSISEKTCFSDKNIVNGLSVKEQHGNSSWSSDCSDFDEGETSNPVLMQKTGPQKLLWNRSSVHQGFIKNEYI, from the exons ATGTCTGTTCCCAAGTGGCAAATGCATCTCAGAGAGATGGAAGAAGATTTAGACTCGCGTAACAGTGCCTATCTACCCAAAATGGAACTGCCCCAGACTAATTATATACAACAAAGCAAGAACGCTGTGATGTACAGGTCGAGCGAGCGTAAAAATACTCGTTTTATAGGAAACCGCCGGGCACTAAGAAATCTTTCTCAAGCCGAGCATAGCCATAAAACCGGTCGAAGTCTCTGCCCGAATACCGCTAAGACTGAACCAAAAGTTCAATCTTTGCGACTGGTCTTGACAAAAAGTGAAGAAAATGAGTATATACCAATGCATAAGGAGCAGGACGCTCTTTTAAAATCCTCTTGCGTTTGCCAAAATCTAACCATTGCCAACACAGAGGCTGGTGCTAAACTAAATGGTGGTAATCAGGCGTATAGCTTGAAAGGCCAATGTGACTATTCGGATTTTCTGACTGCGGCTGGTGGAATTCAATCGCGAGCAGACCGCATCGCACGCATTGAGAGCAGCACCCATCTAAAACCAGAGTCCCAAATTCTTAGGCCCGTAACGGAGCTTAATGAAACCCGCTTCGATCAACATCCACCAGACTGGATTTTTAAGAACGCAAGAATTGGGGACATCAGtaaattaaaagcttttaactTCGAGTGGCCTCCCGAAGAATATAAGGGCTATGTTCTCCAACAGACTACAAAGTTAGATCGTGCGTATATAAAAAATCGGCTACCAGTGATAACCACTGAGAGCAAAATGTCCATTAAAGAAGCAGAACTTTTTCAGACCAATTATAGCGATATAAAGAACGACTACAATACTTGTTCAAATACCCAAGGCTTACATCAGAATAAAGCAGTACACAATAAAGATTCTTGTAACCAGCAATGCAAACCTTTCTACAACGCGGATTCTGATTATTATGATAATAttcaaaaacttaaattgattAAGGAAAATGAAAGACAAATAAGGGACAATGGGGACCCTAACGATTTGCAGAACTTTTTAaagaagaatttaattaaagctaCAACCAATGAATTGCTTAAAGTTGCcgcacaaaacacaaaaaagtgTAACATTGACTTAGAGCGCAAATTAATTGATCTGAATATGAGAGAAGAGGATCACAAATCCAATGACAGCACAAACTCTTACAGTAACGATCCTTATCTAGTATCCATGACCAAGataaattcttttaaatttattagaTCATATAATAAGGATTGTAAAACTATATTTCCTATTGGCGAACGCAGCGACCTAAAAGAATTTAGGAAGATAGGGCCACAATCAAGTGACTTATTATCAAGCGCTTCTGTTTCATTGTCTAGTTGCTTAAACCAAGTTTCTGTGTGCGATTCCGAAGAAGATTGCTGCGAATGTAATGAATACCAATGTATCGGAACTCCGTTTAACGACCTTTCCAAGGATTGCCTAAATGCAGTGGAAGGTGTTTTTTGGAACACAGCGTATGACGATTTTCAAGAAAACATATCATCAAGCTGTTGCTGCAGCGCGTCTTTTTGTAATACTGATGGTTGCTCATACTTTGATGAAAGCTTAAGCGTTGACATAAAATCTGAAAACGTACAAAGCCTACACGAGAGCGACGTAGATGCACTTTCACGGAAAACAATTCTTTTGGTAAAG GATATCCATGATTTAACACAAGGAAGCAGCGGTGGCCCCACATATTTGAACGACTCTTTAAACCATCTTCCAAAAAATCCACAG gacACAGAACTGCAACGACACAGACGTGGTCATGTTTTAAAGGAACTTTTTGAAACAGAGAAAATCTACGTTAATGAAATACAGTCAATCTTAAAG GGCTACTATAATCGCTTAAACTCTGACGAAAGAGCTCCTGCCAGTCTGCAAGGCAAAGCAAATGTGCTTTTTGGGAACCTTCATGAGCTCTACTCATTTCATAATGATGTTTTTCTTAAGGATCTTGAAAACTGTATATCAGTCACTGAACGCGTCGCACTATGCTTTGTTGAAAGG CGCGACACATTTTATCAATTATACTCATTTTATTGTCAAAATATCCAACGCTCAGAGAAATTGCGTGAAACCTTAGTGGATACTCATATGTTTTTTCAAGAATGTCAAATAAGACTTGGACATAAACTTCCTCTGGCTGCATATTTGCTTAAGCCAGTTCAAAGAATAACAAAATACCAGCTTCTCTTGAAGGACTTGCTGCTCTTCAGTGACAATGATAGCTGCAGATATGAACTTAAAAATGCATTGGACTGTATGTTAATTGTTTTGAAGTGCGTAAACGATTCGATGCACCAAATTTCAATAACAGGGTTTCCG AGTGATTTAGCACAACAGGGTGAGCTTTTGATGCAAGACTCATTCCAGGTATGGATACAGTCTAAAAAGGACATTCGTCTTCGAATAAAGCCAAAACGGCGACATATCTTTTTATATCAAAAGTCTTTGCTGCTTTGTAAGCAAACTTCAAAACCGGAATATAACAAAAGCAGCTATCAATTTAAAGGCGATGTTAAG ATGTCTCAAGTTGGCTTAACTGAAACCGTGAACAGTGATGCAAAACGATTTGAAGTTTGGCTGAAAGGACGCCAGGAAGTTTACACGTTGCAAGCACCGACAATCGGTGTAAAGCAGATGTGGGTTGCCGAAATTAAAAGGGTGTTATTTAACCAACTTGTGAAGCTCAAAGGCGATCAAATAGCGAAGTACAACCTAAGACATCAAAGTCTATGGCAGAAAACTTATATCGAAGCCCCCAACTTTACCCGCTGTCCATCTAAGCGAAAGAAAAGCTTACAACGCCCTTTTAATTATTCCAATCGAAACTCGAATAGCATAAGCGAGAAAACGTGTTTTTCtgataaaaatattgtaaatggACTATCGGTTAAGGAGCAACATGGAAATAGCAGTTGGAGCTCAGATTGTTCAGACTTTGATGAAGGTGAAACAAGTAACCCG GTATTGATGCAGAAGACTGGACCACAGAAACTTTTATGGAACCGATCAAGTGTTCATCAAGGATTTATTAAAAAcgaatacatttaa